The following are encoded in a window of Gossypium raimondii isolate GPD5lz chromosome 13, ASM2569854v1, whole genome shotgun sequence genomic DNA:
- the LOC105783451 gene encoding subtilisin-like protease SBT3.6 isoform X10, producing MFILYIWGRDTLMSQIYWKILIIRFFQTFLEGFAAVLSQSQAKLIADVPGVVHVVPNRILNLHTTRSWDFLQVKPQIVDGILSEGHSGLGTIIGVMDTGIWPESESFRDDGMGKFPSRWKGICQEGNRFNRSHCNRKIIGARWYIKGYEAEFGKLSPSDGVEFLSPRDAVGHGTHTSSTASGAEVKNANFRGLAQGIARGGAPSSWLAIYKVCWATGGCSSADLLAAIDDAIFDGVDIISASLGSPPPLSTYVDDALAIGSFHAVARGISVVCSAGNTGPYPQTVINTAPWVMTVAASTIDRDFPAVITLGNNQTVVGQSFYTGRGLNKFHPIVYGADIAATNIDGTSAGSCDLETLNATLARGKVILCFQSRWQRSAAIASKSVLELKGAGVIFAQFPTKDVSCPWSFPCVQVDFEAGTSLLTYMAASRKPVVKFSFSKTVIGQQLAPEIAYFSSRGPSSLSPSVLKPDIAAPGVDILASWSPAASSKLLNSPQTKASPFNFKLDSGTSMACPHISGIVALLKGIHPKWSPAAIKSALVTTASMKDEYGQNTVAEGAPHKQADPFDYGGGNVDPNKALDPGLIYDIKPSDYVCFLYAMGYNSTAIRLMTRVHTPCHKSVKFLRNLNLPSITLPELKQRMTVSRTVTNVGPVNSIYVARIQAPAGIDVSVEPWILTFNSTTKKLKFKVTFCSQLKVQGRYSFGNLYWEDGIHVVRIPVVVRIVINNHLYSET from the exons AT GTTTATATTGTATATATGGGGGAGAGACACACTGATGAGCCAAATCTACTGGAAGATTCTCATCATCAGATTCTTTCAGACATTCTTGGAAG GGTTTGCTGCAGTCCTCAGTCAGTCTCAAGCTAAGCTTATTGCAG ATGTCCCCGGAGTTGTTCATGTAGTTCCAAATAGAATCCTAAACCTGCACACTACTAGAAGCTGGGATTTCCTGCAAGTAAAGCCTCAAATTGTGGATGGTATTCTTTCAGAAGGCCATTCAGGCTTGGGGACTATTATTGGTGTCATGGATACTG GTATATGGCCTGAGTCCGAAAGCTTCAGAGATGATGGCATGGGAAAGTTTCCATCTCGATGGAAAGGGATATGCCAGGAAGGAAACAGATTTAACCGTTCGCATTGCAATAG GAAAATTATCGGTGCACGTTGGTACATTAAAGGGTATGAAGCTGAATTTGGAAAGCTTTCCCCAAGTGATGGGGTTGAGTTCTTGTCTCCTCGAGATGCTGTGGGCCATGGTACTCACACCTCATCTACTGCAAGTGGTGCTGAAGTAAAAAATGCAAACTTTAGGGGACTAGCCCAAGGAATAGCCAGAGGAGGTGCTCCTTCATCATGGTTAGCTATCTACAAAGTTTGTTGGGCTACTGGTGGCTGTAGCTCAGCTGACCTTCTTGCCGCAATTGATGATGCTATCTTTGATGGTGTGGATATTATTTCGGCATCTTTGGGCTCACCACCTCCACTTTCAACTTACGTTGATGATGCGCTGGCTATTGGTTCTTTCCACGCTGTAGCAAGAGGAATATCTGTTGTATGCTCTGCAGGCAACACTGGTCCTTATCCTCAAACTGTCATTAATACTGCTCCTTGGGTTATGACTGTTGCTGCAAGCACTATTGATCGAGATTTCCCTGCAGTGATCACCCTGGGGAACAACCAAACTGTAGTG GGCCAGTCTTTCTATACAGGAAGGGGCTTGAACAAGTTTCATCCTATTGTATATGGAGCAGATATTGCAGCCACTAATATTGATGGAACCAGTGCAGG AAGTTGTGATTTGGAAACTCTGAATGCCACTCTAGCAAGAGGTAAAGTAATTCTTTGTTTCCAATCTCGGTGGCAGAGGTCGGCTGCCATTGCTTCGAAATCTGTACTTGAGCTCAAGGGTGCAGGAGTTATATTTGCACAGTTTCCTACTAAAGATGTCTCTTGTCCATGGAGTTTTCCCTGTGTCCAAGTGGACTTTGAAGCTGGGACATCTCTGCTGACTTACATGGCTGCAAGCAG AAAGCCAGTCGTCAAGTTCAGCTTCTCAAAGACGGTTATCGGACAACAGCTAGCCCCAGAAATAGCGTATTTTTCATCACGAGGACCTAGTTCCCTTTCACCATCAGTGTTGAAG CCAGACATTGCTGCTCCAGGAGTTGATATATTGGCCTCCTGGTCACCTGCTGCTTCATCCAAGCTACTCAATTCTCCTCAAACTAAAGCATCTCCATTTAACTTTAAACTTGATTCGGGAACTTCCATGGCTTGTCCCCATATATCCGGCATTGTTGCACTTCTCAAAGGAATCCATCCCAAGTGGAGCCCTGCAGCAATTAAGTCTGCACTAGTAACAACag CTTCTATGAAGGATGAATATGGCCAAAATACAGTAGCTGAGGGAGCACCCCACAAGCAAGCTGACCCATTTGATTATGGAGGTGGCAATGTAGATCCAAATAAAGCTCTAGACCCAGGTCTCATTTATGACATTAAACCCTCAGATTATGTCTGCTTCCTTTATGCAATGGGTTATAACAGCACTGCCATCAGGTTAATGACTAGGGTTCACACCCCATGTCATAAATCAGTCAAGTTCCTCCGAAATCTAAATTTGCCTTCTATAACATTACCTGAGCTTAAGCAACGTATGACCGTCTCAAGAACCGTTACAAATGTCGGTCCAGTGAACTCCATTTATGTAGCCCGCATTCAAGCTCCCGCAGGCATTGACGTGAGTGTCGAGCCATGGATTTTGACATTCAATTCAACAACAAAGAAGCTGAAGTTCAAGGTAACCTTTTGTTCTCAACTAAAAGTTCAAGGAAGATACTCGTTCGGAAACCTATACTGGGAAGATGGCATTCATGTAGTAAGAATTCCTGTGGTTGTTAGAATTGTCATTAACAATCACTTGTACTCAGAAACATGA
- the LOC105783451 gene encoding subtilisin-like protease SBT3.9 isoform X2, with the protein MASFPSSWPCVVLIALLCSLFLLGLASSNVYIVYMGERHTDEPNLLEDSHHQILSDILGSKESAKESILYSYKHGFSGFAAVLSQSQAKLIADVPGVVHVVPNRILNLHTTRSWDFLQVKPQIVDGILSEGHSGLGTIIGVMDTGIWPESESFRDDGMGKFPSRWKGICQEGNRFNRSHCNRKIIGARWYIKGYEAEFGKLSPSDGVEFLSPRDAVGHGTHTSSTASGAEVKNANFRGLAQGIARGGAPSSWLAIYKVCWATGGCSSADLLAAIDDAIFDGVDIISASLGSPPPLSTYVDDALAIGSFHAVARGISVVCSAGNTGPYPQTVINTAPWVMTVAASTIDRDFPAVITLGNNQTVVGQSFYTGRGLNKFHPIVYGADIAATNIDGTSAGSCDLETLNATLARGKVILCFQSRWQRSAAIASKSVLELKGAGVIFAQFPTKDVSCPWSFPCVQVDFEAGTSLLTYMAASRKPVVKFSFSKTVIGQQLAPEIAYFSSRGPSSLSPSVLKPDIAAPGVDILASWSPAASSKLLNSPQTKASPFNFKLDSGTSMACPHISGIVALLKGIHPKWSPAAIKSALVTTASMKDEYGQNTVAEGAPHKQADPFDYGGGNVDPNKALDPGLIYDIKPSDYVCFLYAMGYNSTAIRLMTRVHTPCHKSVKFLRNLNLPSITLPELKQRMTVSRTVTNVGPVNSIYVARIQAPAGIDVSVEPWILTFNSTTKKLKFKVTFCSQLKVQGRYSFGNLYWEDGIHVVRIPVVVRIVINNHLYSET; encoded by the exons ATGgcttcttttccttcttcatGGCCGTGTGTTGTTTTGATCGCTTTGTTATGTTCATTGTTTCTTCTCGGGCTTGCTTCCAGCAAT GTTTATATTGTATATATGGGGGAGAGACACACTGATGAGCCAAATCTACTGGAAGATTCTCATCATCAGATTCTTTCAGACATTCTTGGAAG CAAAGAATCTGCCAAGGAATCCATTTTATACAGCTACAAACATGGGTTTTCAGGGTTTGCTGCAGTCCTCAGTCAGTCTCAAGCTAAGCTTATTGCAG ATGTCCCCGGAGTTGTTCATGTAGTTCCAAATAGAATCCTAAACCTGCACACTACTAGAAGCTGGGATTTCCTGCAAGTAAAGCCTCAAATTGTGGATGGTATTCTTTCAGAAGGCCATTCAGGCTTGGGGACTATTATTGGTGTCATGGATACTG GTATATGGCCTGAGTCCGAAAGCTTCAGAGATGATGGCATGGGAAAGTTTCCATCTCGATGGAAAGGGATATGCCAGGAAGGAAACAGATTTAACCGTTCGCATTGCAATAG GAAAATTATCGGTGCACGTTGGTACATTAAAGGGTATGAAGCTGAATTTGGAAAGCTTTCCCCAAGTGATGGGGTTGAGTTCTTGTCTCCTCGAGATGCTGTGGGCCATGGTACTCACACCTCATCTACTGCAAGTGGTGCTGAAGTAAAAAATGCAAACTTTAGGGGACTAGCCCAAGGAATAGCCAGAGGAGGTGCTCCTTCATCATGGTTAGCTATCTACAAAGTTTGTTGGGCTACTGGTGGCTGTAGCTCAGCTGACCTTCTTGCCGCAATTGATGATGCTATCTTTGATGGTGTGGATATTATTTCGGCATCTTTGGGCTCACCACCTCCACTTTCAACTTACGTTGATGATGCGCTGGCTATTGGTTCTTTCCACGCTGTAGCAAGAGGAATATCTGTTGTATGCTCTGCAGGCAACACTGGTCCTTATCCTCAAACTGTCATTAATACTGCTCCTTGGGTTATGACTGTTGCTGCAAGCACTATTGATCGAGATTTCCCTGCAGTGATCACCCTGGGGAACAACCAAACTGTAGTG GGCCAGTCTTTCTATACAGGAAGGGGCTTGAACAAGTTTCATCCTATTGTATATGGAGCAGATATTGCAGCCACTAATATTGATGGAACCAGTGCAGG AAGTTGTGATTTGGAAACTCTGAATGCCACTCTAGCAAGAGGTAAAGTAATTCTTTGTTTCCAATCTCGGTGGCAGAGGTCGGCTGCCATTGCTTCGAAATCTGTACTTGAGCTCAAGGGTGCAGGAGTTATATTTGCACAGTTTCCTACTAAAGATGTCTCTTGTCCATGGAGTTTTCCCTGTGTCCAAGTGGACTTTGAAGCTGGGACATCTCTGCTGACTTACATGGCTGCAAGCAG AAAGCCAGTCGTCAAGTTCAGCTTCTCAAAGACGGTTATCGGACAACAGCTAGCCCCAGAAATAGCGTATTTTTCATCACGAGGACCTAGTTCCCTTTCACCATCAGTGTTGAAG CCAGACATTGCTGCTCCAGGAGTTGATATATTGGCCTCCTGGTCACCTGCTGCTTCATCCAAGCTACTCAATTCTCCTCAAACTAAAGCATCTCCATTTAACTTTAAACTTGATTCGGGAACTTCCATGGCTTGTCCCCATATATCCGGCATTGTTGCACTTCTCAAAGGAATCCATCCCAAGTGGAGCCCTGCAGCAATTAAGTCTGCACTAGTAACAACag CTTCTATGAAGGATGAATATGGCCAAAATACAGTAGCTGAGGGAGCACCCCACAAGCAAGCTGACCCATTTGATTATGGAGGTGGCAATGTAGATCCAAATAAAGCTCTAGACCCAGGTCTCATTTATGACATTAAACCCTCAGATTATGTCTGCTTCCTTTATGCAATGGGTTATAACAGCACTGCCATCAGGTTAATGACTAGGGTTCACACCCCATGTCATAAATCAGTCAAGTTCCTCCGAAATCTAAATTTGCCTTCTATAACATTACCTGAGCTTAAGCAACGTATGACCGTCTCAAGAACCGTTACAAATGTCGGTCCAGTGAACTCCATTTATGTAGCCCGCATTCAAGCTCCCGCAGGCATTGACGTGAGTGTCGAGCCATGGATTTTGACATTCAATTCAACAACAAAGAAGCTGAAGTTCAAGGTAACCTTTTGTTCTCAACTAAAAGTTCAAGGAAGATACTCGTTCGGAAACCTATACTGGGAAGATGGCATTCATGTAGTAAGAATTCCTGTGGTTGTTAGAATTGTCATTAACAATCACTTGTACTCAGAAACATGA
- the LOC105783451 gene encoding subtilisin-like protease SBT3.9 isoform X1 — protein MASFPSSWPCVVLIALLCSLFLLGLASSNVYIVYMGERHTDEPNLLEDSHHQILSDILGSKTAMISIEHSKESAKESILYSYKHGFSGFAAVLSQSQAKLIADVPGVVHVVPNRILNLHTTRSWDFLQVKPQIVDGILSEGHSGLGTIIGVMDTGIWPESESFRDDGMGKFPSRWKGICQEGNRFNRSHCNRKIIGARWYIKGYEAEFGKLSPSDGVEFLSPRDAVGHGTHTSSTASGAEVKNANFRGLAQGIARGGAPSSWLAIYKVCWATGGCSSADLLAAIDDAIFDGVDIISASLGSPPPLSTYVDDALAIGSFHAVARGISVVCSAGNTGPYPQTVINTAPWVMTVAASTIDRDFPAVITLGNNQTVVGQSFYTGRGLNKFHPIVYGADIAATNIDGTSAGSCDLETLNATLARGKVILCFQSRWQRSAAIASKSVLELKGAGVIFAQFPTKDVSCPWSFPCVQVDFEAGTSLLTYMAASRKPVVKFSFSKTVIGQQLAPEIAYFSSRGPSSLSPSVLKPDIAAPGVDILASWSPAASSKLLNSPQTKASPFNFKLDSGTSMACPHISGIVALLKGIHPKWSPAAIKSALVTTASMKDEYGQNTVAEGAPHKQADPFDYGGGNVDPNKALDPGLIYDIKPSDYVCFLYAMGYNSTAIRLMTRVHTPCHKSVKFLRNLNLPSITLPELKQRMTVSRTVTNVGPVNSIYVARIQAPAGIDVSVEPWILTFNSTTKKLKFKVTFCSQLKVQGRYSFGNLYWEDGIHVVRIPVVVRIVINNHLYSET, from the exons ATGgcttcttttccttcttcatGGCCGTGTGTTGTTTTGATCGCTTTGTTATGTTCATTGTTTCTTCTCGGGCTTGCTTCCAGCAAT GTTTATATTGTATATATGGGGGAGAGACACACTGATGAGCCAAATCTACTGGAAGATTCTCATCATCAGATTCTTTCAGACATTCTTGGAAG TAAAACTGCCATGATCTCAATTGAACACAGCAAAGAATCTGCCAAGGAATCCATTTTATACAGCTACAAACATGGGTTTTCAGGGTTTGCTGCAGTCCTCAGTCAGTCTCAAGCTAAGCTTATTGCAG ATGTCCCCGGAGTTGTTCATGTAGTTCCAAATAGAATCCTAAACCTGCACACTACTAGAAGCTGGGATTTCCTGCAAGTAAAGCCTCAAATTGTGGATGGTATTCTTTCAGAAGGCCATTCAGGCTTGGGGACTATTATTGGTGTCATGGATACTG GTATATGGCCTGAGTCCGAAAGCTTCAGAGATGATGGCATGGGAAAGTTTCCATCTCGATGGAAAGGGATATGCCAGGAAGGAAACAGATTTAACCGTTCGCATTGCAATAG GAAAATTATCGGTGCACGTTGGTACATTAAAGGGTATGAAGCTGAATTTGGAAAGCTTTCCCCAAGTGATGGGGTTGAGTTCTTGTCTCCTCGAGATGCTGTGGGCCATGGTACTCACACCTCATCTACTGCAAGTGGTGCTGAAGTAAAAAATGCAAACTTTAGGGGACTAGCCCAAGGAATAGCCAGAGGAGGTGCTCCTTCATCATGGTTAGCTATCTACAAAGTTTGTTGGGCTACTGGTGGCTGTAGCTCAGCTGACCTTCTTGCCGCAATTGATGATGCTATCTTTGATGGTGTGGATATTATTTCGGCATCTTTGGGCTCACCACCTCCACTTTCAACTTACGTTGATGATGCGCTGGCTATTGGTTCTTTCCACGCTGTAGCAAGAGGAATATCTGTTGTATGCTCTGCAGGCAACACTGGTCCTTATCCTCAAACTGTCATTAATACTGCTCCTTGGGTTATGACTGTTGCTGCAAGCACTATTGATCGAGATTTCCCTGCAGTGATCACCCTGGGGAACAACCAAACTGTAGTG GGCCAGTCTTTCTATACAGGAAGGGGCTTGAACAAGTTTCATCCTATTGTATATGGAGCAGATATTGCAGCCACTAATATTGATGGAACCAGTGCAGG AAGTTGTGATTTGGAAACTCTGAATGCCACTCTAGCAAGAGGTAAAGTAATTCTTTGTTTCCAATCTCGGTGGCAGAGGTCGGCTGCCATTGCTTCGAAATCTGTACTTGAGCTCAAGGGTGCAGGAGTTATATTTGCACAGTTTCCTACTAAAGATGTCTCTTGTCCATGGAGTTTTCCCTGTGTCCAAGTGGACTTTGAAGCTGGGACATCTCTGCTGACTTACATGGCTGCAAGCAG AAAGCCAGTCGTCAAGTTCAGCTTCTCAAAGACGGTTATCGGACAACAGCTAGCCCCAGAAATAGCGTATTTTTCATCACGAGGACCTAGTTCCCTTTCACCATCAGTGTTGAAG CCAGACATTGCTGCTCCAGGAGTTGATATATTGGCCTCCTGGTCACCTGCTGCTTCATCCAAGCTACTCAATTCTCCTCAAACTAAAGCATCTCCATTTAACTTTAAACTTGATTCGGGAACTTCCATGGCTTGTCCCCATATATCCGGCATTGTTGCACTTCTCAAAGGAATCCATCCCAAGTGGAGCCCTGCAGCAATTAAGTCTGCACTAGTAACAACag CTTCTATGAAGGATGAATATGGCCAAAATACAGTAGCTGAGGGAGCACCCCACAAGCAAGCTGACCCATTTGATTATGGAGGTGGCAATGTAGATCCAAATAAAGCTCTAGACCCAGGTCTCATTTATGACATTAAACCCTCAGATTATGTCTGCTTCCTTTATGCAATGGGTTATAACAGCACTGCCATCAGGTTAATGACTAGGGTTCACACCCCATGTCATAAATCAGTCAAGTTCCTCCGAAATCTAAATTTGCCTTCTATAACATTACCTGAGCTTAAGCAACGTATGACCGTCTCAAGAACCGTTACAAATGTCGGTCCAGTGAACTCCATTTATGTAGCCCGCATTCAAGCTCCCGCAGGCATTGACGTGAGTGTCGAGCCATGGATTTTGACATTCAATTCAACAACAAAGAAGCTGAAGTTCAAGGTAACCTTTTGTTCTCAACTAAAAGTTCAAGGAAGATACTCGTTCGGAAACCTATACTGGGAAGATGGCATTCATGTAGTAAGAATTCCTGTGGTTGTTAGAATTGTCATTAACAATCACTTGTACTCAGAAACATGA
- the LOC105783451 gene encoding subtilisin-like protease SBT3.5 isoform X12: MDTGIWPESESFRDDGMGKFPSRWKGICQEGNRFNRSHCNRKIIGARWYIKGYEAEFGKLSPSDGVEFLSPRDAVGHGTHTSSTASGAEVKNANFRGLAQGIARGGAPSSWLAIYKVCWATGGCSSADLLAAIDDAIFDGVDIISASLGSPPPLSTYVDDALAIGSFHAVARGISVVCSAGNTGPYPQTVINTAPWVMTVAASTIDRDFPAVITLGNNQTVVGQSFYTGRGLNKFHPIVYGADIAATNIDGTSAGSCDLETLNATLARGKVILCFQSRWQRSAAIASKSVLELKGAGVIFAQFPTKDVSCPWSFPCVQVDFEAGTSLLTYMAASRKPVVKFSFSKTVIGQQLAPEIAYFSSRGPSSLSPSVLKPDIAAPGVDILASWSPAASSKLLNSPQTKASPFNFKLDSGTSMACPHISGIVALLKGIHPKWSPAAIKSALVTTASMKDEYGQNTVAEGAPHKQADPFDYGGGNVDPNKALDPGLIYDIKPSDYVCFLYAMGYNSTAIRLMTRVHTPCHKSVKFLRNLNLPSITLPELKQRMTVSRTVTNVGPVNSIYVARIQAPAGIDVSVEPWILTFNSTTKKLKFKVTFCSQLKVQGRYSFGNLYWEDGIHVVRIPVVVRIVINNHLYSET; encoded by the exons ATGGATACTG GTATATGGCCTGAGTCCGAAAGCTTCAGAGATGATGGCATGGGAAAGTTTCCATCTCGATGGAAAGGGATATGCCAGGAAGGAAACAGATTTAACCGTTCGCATTGCAATAG GAAAATTATCGGTGCACGTTGGTACATTAAAGGGTATGAAGCTGAATTTGGAAAGCTTTCCCCAAGTGATGGGGTTGAGTTCTTGTCTCCTCGAGATGCTGTGGGCCATGGTACTCACACCTCATCTACTGCAAGTGGTGCTGAAGTAAAAAATGCAAACTTTAGGGGACTAGCCCAAGGAATAGCCAGAGGAGGTGCTCCTTCATCATGGTTAGCTATCTACAAAGTTTGTTGGGCTACTGGTGGCTGTAGCTCAGCTGACCTTCTTGCCGCAATTGATGATGCTATCTTTGATGGTGTGGATATTATTTCGGCATCTTTGGGCTCACCACCTCCACTTTCAACTTACGTTGATGATGCGCTGGCTATTGGTTCTTTCCACGCTGTAGCAAGAGGAATATCTGTTGTATGCTCTGCAGGCAACACTGGTCCTTATCCTCAAACTGTCATTAATACTGCTCCTTGGGTTATGACTGTTGCTGCAAGCACTATTGATCGAGATTTCCCTGCAGTGATCACCCTGGGGAACAACCAAACTGTAGTG GGCCAGTCTTTCTATACAGGAAGGGGCTTGAACAAGTTTCATCCTATTGTATATGGAGCAGATATTGCAGCCACTAATATTGATGGAACCAGTGCAGG AAGTTGTGATTTGGAAACTCTGAATGCCACTCTAGCAAGAGGTAAAGTAATTCTTTGTTTCCAATCTCGGTGGCAGAGGTCGGCTGCCATTGCTTCGAAATCTGTACTTGAGCTCAAGGGTGCAGGAGTTATATTTGCACAGTTTCCTACTAAAGATGTCTCTTGTCCATGGAGTTTTCCCTGTGTCCAAGTGGACTTTGAAGCTGGGACATCTCTGCTGACTTACATGGCTGCAAGCAG AAAGCCAGTCGTCAAGTTCAGCTTCTCAAAGACGGTTATCGGACAACAGCTAGCCCCAGAAATAGCGTATTTTTCATCACGAGGACCTAGTTCCCTTTCACCATCAGTGTTGAAG CCAGACATTGCTGCTCCAGGAGTTGATATATTGGCCTCCTGGTCACCTGCTGCTTCATCCAAGCTACTCAATTCTCCTCAAACTAAAGCATCTCCATTTAACTTTAAACTTGATTCGGGAACTTCCATGGCTTGTCCCCATATATCCGGCATTGTTGCACTTCTCAAAGGAATCCATCCCAAGTGGAGCCCTGCAGCAATTAAGTCTGCACTAGTAACAACag CTTCTATGAAGGATGAATATGGCCAAAATACAGTAGCTGAGGGAGCACCCCACAAGCAAGCTGACCCATTTGATTATGGAGGTGGCAATGTAGATCCAAATAAAGCTCTAGACCCAGGTCTCATTTATGACATTAAACCCTCAGATTATGTCTGCTTCCTTTATGCAATGGGTTATAACAGCACTGCCATCAGGTTAATGACTAGGGTTCACACCCCATGTCATAAATCAGTCAAGTTCCTCCGAAATCTAAATTTGCCTTCTATAACATTACCTGAGCTTAAGCAACGTATGACCGTCTCAAGAACCGTTACAAATGTCGGTCCAGTGAACTCCATTTATGTAGCCCGCATTCAAGCTCCCGCAGGCATTGACGTGAGTGTCGAGCCATGGATTTTGACATTCAATTCAACAACAAAGAAGCTGAAGTTCAAGGTAACCTTTTGTTCTCAACTAAAAGTTCAAGGAAGATACTCGTTCGGAAACCTATACTGGGAAGATGGCATTCATGTAGTAAGAATTCCTGTGGTTGTTAGAATTGTCATTAACAATCACTTGTACTCAGAAACATGA